GCATCGCCCTCGCCCGCCAGCTGCCGGCCGCGCCGCAGTCGCATATCCGCCGCCAGGCATTCAACGACGAGGGCTTGCGCGAGTTGCGCTACGCTGCCCTGCTGCACGACTTCGGCAAGGTCGGGGTGCGCGAGCACGTGCTGACCAAGGCCAAGAAGCTGCCCGAACCGGTGATCGACAACCTGCGCTACCGGGTGGCACTGGCCAAGGAGAGCCTGCACAACCAGATGCTCAAGCGCATGCTGCACGCCTACCGCCACCATGGCGGCCTGGCCGACGAGCAGCGCCTGCTGTGGGAGAGCGAACTGGCCCAGGAGTGCGACCACCTCGACCATTACCTGCGCGACATCCTCAAGGCCAACGAACCCAGCGTGCTGACCGAGGGCGACTTCCACCACCTGCAGGAGATCCAGGGCCACGTGGTGAAAAGCCACGACGACAGCCTGATCGGCCTGCTCTCGGATCAGGAGTTCTGCGCCCTGGCCATCCGCCGCGGCAGCCTGACCGAGGAAGAGCGCGCGGAGATCGAGCGCCATGTGGTGCACACCCGCGACTTCCTCAAGCTGATTCCCTGGACGCCGGCACTGCAGCGCATTCCGGAGATCGCCGCGGCGCACCACGAGAAGCTCGACGGCAGCGGCTACCCCAAGGGGCTGGCCGGCGATGCGATTCCCTGCGCCTCGCGGATCATGACCATCTGCGACATCTACGACGCCCTGACCGCTTCCGACCGCCCGTACAAGCCAGCGGTACCCACCGAGCATGCTCTCGACATCCTGCAGTCGGAGGTCAAGAGCGGCCTGCTCGATGGCGACCTGGTGCGGGTGTTCATCGAGTCACGCTGCTACCTCAACCCTGGCCAGTACCAGCAGCTACCCGCACCCAGCAGCACCCTGGCGAGCGGCAGCGGGCCGACCTACGCCCACCATGTCTGCGACTTCGAGCCCAGCGGCAGGCACAGCCACTGAGCCCCCTCAGCGCCCTGACAGGGCCTGGCGATAGCGCTCGGCCAGGGTCTGCTGGCTGCCGCTGGCGGCGACCCGGTCGAGGTACTGGTAGGTCGGCTGCAGGCGGGTCAGGCGGTCGCCGATATTCGGGTGCACCTTGAGGAAGGTCACCAGGGTGGCGTCGTCCTGCTTCATGGTCGCCATGCCCTGCAGCACCGTGGCCAGACCATAGGGGTCGTAGCCGGAACGGGCGGCGATGACCGCGCCCATCTCGTCCGCCTCGTACTCGTCACCGCGATCCAGCCCGCGGGTATAGAGGTTGCCGACCAGGGTATCGAACTTCTGGTTGGCCAGCGGATCGCTGCCGCTCAGGTCACCCGAGCTGGCCTGGTGCACCTGCAGGGCCAGGCGCGACATATCCGCCAGCAGGCCGGCGCCGGCGCTCTGCTTGATTGCCTTGAGGTGATGCTGACGCACCACGTGCGCCACCTCGTGGGCCAGCACGCCGGCCAGTTCGGCCTCGCTGTCCATCCGCGCGAGCAGGCCGCTGGTGATGAACACGTAGCCACCCGGTGCGGCGTAGGCGCCGACGGCGCGGTTGTTGAGCACGGCGAAGCGCCAGGGCAGATCGGGCCGCTCACTGTTCAGCGCCACCCAGCGCCCGACCTGATTGACGTAGCTCTGCACGCCCGGGTTGTCCAGCAGCGGCGCCTGCTTGAGCAGCAGGGCGGCGGTATTGGCACCGATCACCTGCTCCTCGTCCTCGCTCTTGTCTTCGGTCATCGCACTGAGGTTCTTGCCGGCACTGGCCAGGCGCCCGAGATCGACACCCTGGATATTCACGCCCTCGAGCGCATCCAGACTCTGGCAGCCGCTCAGGGTAGCGCCGAGGGCCAGCAACAGCACCGCAGGATAGAGATTCGCGTTCATCGGCAGGCTCCGTTCACTGGGCGTCGGCGGGATAGGCGATGGTCTGGTTGCGCAGGCCGCCGGCCTGGGCAAAGGCGCGCGCCGTGCCGGGCTGCACGGCATAGCGGTCGAGCTCCTGCAGGGCGCTGCTGCCCGCGCCGCCGGCGCCCCCCTCCAGCTTGTCGTCGCTGACGCCGCGTACGCCGGTGGCCACCCCGGTGGCCGGCGCCACTGCAGTACTGCCATCGAGCAGGTCGGAAATATTGCCGCCGGTGGCCGCCGCGCTCTTGTCGAAACGCACCGCCAGCAGCGCCACCCACCCCTGCTGGCCGGCACTGGTCTGCACCTGGTACCAGCCGCCCTGGCGCGTGAGGATGCTCAGGCGGCTCTGCGCCGGCAGCTGCTGCAGCACCGCGGCACTGGCCCCGGGTTTGTCGCGCAGGGCCGTGGCCTCGACGGTAATGCCGCCGCGCACCTCGGCCAGTGCGGCGCCGCAGGCCAGCACGCCGGCCAGCAGCAACAGAACCGCGCTCAGGGCTTTTCTCATGTTGGTTTTCTCCTGGGTTCGAAGAGGCTCACGGGTTCGTCACGGCCTTTGACCTGGAAGTCGCCGTGGGCAATGAAATCGAAATGTTCGGCACAGGCCTGCATGGTCGCCGCGGACACCAGCAGGCGGGCACGGCCCTTGGTCAGGCCTTCGATGCGGCTGGCCAGGTTCACCGTGTCGCCAATCGCAGTGTAGTCATAGCGCTTGCTGGTTCCGACCATGCCGACCACCGCCGGGCCGGTGTGCAGACCAATGCCGATATCGAAATCCGGGTGGTCGAAGTCGCGCCGGTAGCGCTCGACGTTGTCGAGCATCTCCAGCGCCGCATTGATCGCATCGCGCGCCTGGTTGGGGTTGTCCTGCGGCGCGCCCCAGAAGGCCATGATCGCGTCACCGATAAACTTGTCGAGGGTCGCATGGTGCTTGAACAGCACATCGACCTGGCCGGCGAAGTAGTTCTCCAGGATCTGCATGATGGCCTGAGCGCTGTGCCGCTCGGACATGGTGGTGAAGTTGCGGATATCGGAGAACAGCACGGTGAGCTGGCACTCGCGGCTGGCCAGCAGTGCCTGAGGGTCTTCGCGAGCCACCAGCTGGGCCACCACCTGCGGGTCGAGGAAACGGCTGAACATGCTGATGGTGGTGTTCAATTGCTGGCGCCGGCGCCGGTAGAACACCGCCAGGGCCAGGGCCAGCAGCAGCCATAGCAGGAGCAGGGTCGGCAGCACGCCGACCAGCACGCCGCGCAGCGCCAGCAGGTAGGCCCCGCCGAACAGCGCCAGGCTCAGGCCGGCGGTCGTCAGGCTGGCCAGCAGCAGGCGCTCGCGCAGCAGCAGCTGCAGCACCAGCAGCAACAGCAGCCCGCCGAGCAGCGGCATCAGCCAGGCCGGAGCGGCCTGCAGCTGTTCGCCATTGAGCAGGTTGTCGACCGCGGTGGCGAGGATGAACACCGCCGGGTAGAGATCGTCCAGCGGCGTGCGGCGCAGGTCGTAGAGGCCCGCCGCAGTGGTGCCGATGACCACGATCTTGCCGGCGAAGTAGTCCGCCGGCAGCCGCCCCGGCTCGCCGCGAGCCTGGGCCAGCGCCTCGGCGAAGGACACCCGCGGATAGGCCAGGCGCTGTGCGCTCTGC
The window above is part of the Pseudomonas alcaligenes genome. Proteins encoded here:
- a CDS encoding M48 family metalloprotease — translated: MNANLYPAVLLLALGATLSGCQSLDALEGVNIQGVDLGRLASAGKNLSAMTEDKSEDEEQVIGANTAALLLKQAPLLDNPGVQSYVNQVGRWVALNSERPDLPWRFAVLNNRAVGAYAAPGGYVFITSGLLARMDSEAELAGVLAHEVAHVVRQHHLKAIKQSAGAGLLADMSRLALQVHQASSGDLSGSDPLANQKFDTLVGNLYTRGLDRGDEYEADEMGAVIAARSGYDPYGLATVLQGMATMKQDDATLVTFLKVHPNIGDRLTRLQPTYQYLDRVAASGSQQTLAERYRQALSGR
- a CDS encoding SH3 domain-containing protein, producing the protein MRKALSAVLLLLAGVLACGAALAEVRGGITVEATALRDKPGASAAVLQQLPAQSRLSILTRQGGWYQVQTSAGQQGWVALLAVRFDKSAAATGGNISDLLDGSTAVAPATGVATGVRGVSDDKLEGGAGGAGSSALQELDRYAVQPGTARAFAQAGGLRNQTIAYPADAQ
- a CDS encoding adenylate/guanylate cyclase domain-containing protein encodes the protein MWLLCAVLVLLLPVVHLWAPVQRWSNSQVDWLIRQRAAEQVPDPRLVVIDIDDTSLQALVGEAGKWPWPRSLHAELVEYLLAQKADAVLFDVLFSEADRFHPDADAYLGEVLAQTDRVYLAALQQQASDPTRAPLLRSYPAQAGLQPGRDAEQRGLLLLPRALPASSWKTGTINFTPDADGVGRRYDLYRAFGDWHMPSLPARLARDRGVALPAQPSFLLDWQSAQRLAYPRVSFAEALAQARGEPGRLPADYFAGKIVVIGTTAAGLYDLRRTPLDDLYPAVFILATAVDNLLNGEQLQAAPAWLMPLLGGLLLLLVLQLLLRERLLLASLTTAGLSLALFGGAYLLALRGVLVGVLPTLLLLWLLLALALAVFYRRRRQQLNTTISMFSRFLDPQVVAQLVAREDPQALLASRECQLTVLFSDIRNFTTMSERHSAQAIMQILENYFAGQVDVLFKHHATLDKFIGDAIMAFWGAPQDNPNQARDAINAALEMLDNVERYRRDFDHPDFDIGIGLHTGPAVVGMVGTSKRYDYTAIGDTVNLASRIEGLTKGRARLLVSAATMQACAEHFDFIAHGDFQVKGRDEPVSLFEPRRKPT